The following proteins are co-located in the Sulfurospirillum deleyianum DSM 6946 genome:
- a CDS encoding ribose-phosphate pyrophosphokinase, which translates to MRGYKVFAGTANPEFAKRVAKHLSLPLSAAEIKRFSDGEISVQVSESVRGKDVFIIQSTCAPANINLMELLILTDALRRSSANSITAVVPYFGYARQDRKAAPRVPITAKLVANMMQTAGIDRVVTIDLHAGQIQGFFDIPVDNLYGSIVFNDYVKAKNLKNPIIASPDIGGVARARSFAKLLGVDMVIVDKRREKANESEVMNIIGDVSGKDVILVDDMIDTAGTIVKAAEVLKKKGATSVMACCTHAVLSGPAYERLAKGELDELVVTDTIPLKEANERIKVLSVAPVFAEVIRRVYHNESVNGLFI; encoded by the coding sequence ATGAGAGGCTATAAAGTCTTTGCAGGAACGGCAAATCCAGAGTTTGCAAAAAGAGTGGCTAAACATCTTTCTTTGCCTCTTTCGGCAGCTGAAATTAAGCGTTTTAGCGATGGTGAAATCAGTGTTCAAGTGAGTGAGAGTGTACGTGGAAAAGATGTGTTTATTATTCAGTCAACGTGTGCACCTGCTAATATTAACTTGATGGAGTTGTTAATTTTAACAGATGCTCTCAGACGAAGTTCAGCCAATAGCATTACCGCTGTTGTTCCTTACTTTGGATACGCAAGACAAGATAGAAAAGCTGCTCCTAGGGTTCCTATTACGGCAAAATTGGTTGCCAATATGATGCAAACAGCGGGGATTGACCGTGTGGTAACGATTGATTTGCATGCGGGACAAATTCAAGGCTTTTTTGATATTCCTGTGGATAATTTGTATGGTTCTATCGTTTTTAATGACTACGTTAAAGCGAAAAATCTTAAAAATCCTATTATTGCAAGTCCTGATATTGGCGGCGTTGCAAGGGCTAGAAGTTTCGCAAAACTTTTAGGCGTGGATATGGTCATTGTCGATAAGCGTCGTGAAAAGGCTAATGAATCTGAAGTGATGAATATCATTGGTGATGTGAGTGGCAAAGATGTTATTTTAGTGGATGATATGATTGATACGGCTGGAACCATTGTGAAAGCGGCTGAAGTGTTAAAGAAAAAAGGGGCAACCAGTGTTATGGCGTGTTGTACCCATGCGGTTTTAAGTGGTCCTGCGTATGAGCGTTTGGCAAAAGGTGAATTGGACGAATTGGTTGTCACTGACACTATTCCGTTAAAAGAAGCGAATGAGAGAATTAAAGTCCTTAGTGTTGCCCCTGTTTTTGCTGAAGTGATTCGTCGTGTCTATCACAATGAAAGCGTCAATGGACTCTTTATCTAA
- the lepA gene encoding translation elongation factor 4: protein MQKHIRNFSIIAHIDHGKSTLADRLIQECGAVSAREMTAQMMDTMDIEKERGITIKAQSVRLTYVKDGQPYILNLIDTPGHVDFSYEVSRSLASSDGALLVVDASQGVEAQTIANVYIALENNLEIIPVLNKIDLPAADPDRVKDEIEHTIGLDCSEALSVSAKSGIGIRELLDTLVDKIPAPTGDENAPTKALIYDSWFDNYLGALALVRVYDGSIKKGQEVYVMGTGKKHEVLNLMYPHPLAMQKTMEIRTGEVGIVVLGLKNVGDVRVGDTITDNHNKTAEAVGGFKEVKQFVFAGLYPIETDKFEELRDALDKLKLNDSSISYEPETSAALGFGFRVGFLGLLHMEVIKERLEREFDLDLIATAPTVTYKVKTTKGEVLDIQNPSQLPPVNEFEEISEPYVKATVLTPTEFLGNIIILMNNKRGIQKKMDYLSPERVLLEYEIPLNEIVMDFYDKLKSVSKGYASFDYEPIGYQVGDLVKLDLLVAGEPVDALSIIVPRVSAQSRGRDFVKAMKEIVPRQLFEVAIQASIGTKVIARETVKSMGKNVTAKCYGGDITRKRKLLEKQKEGKKRMKSIGKVQLPQEAFLTILKID from the coding sequence ATGCAGAAACATATTCGAAATTTCTCAATTATTGCGCATATTGACCATGGTAAGAGCACGTTAGCAGATCGTCTCATTCAAGAGTGTGGTGCGGTGAGTGCGCGTGAAATGACCGCACAGATGATGGATACCATGGACATCGAAAAAGAGCGTGGCATTACCATCAAAGCGCAAAGTGTTCGTTTGACGTACGTTAAAGATGGACAGCCGTATATTCTTAATCTCATCGACACCCCAGGTCACGTCGATTTTTCCTATGAAGTGAGTCGTTCTTTAGCCTCCAGCGATGGTGCACTTTTGGTCGTTGATGCCTCTCAAGGTGTGGAAGCACAAACGATTGCCAATGTCTATATTGCCCTTGAAAATAACCTAGAAATTATCCCCGTGCTCAATAAAATCGACCTTCCTGCTGCTGATCCTGATCGAGTGAAAGATGAGATTGAGCATACGATTGGGCTTGATTGTTCTGAAGCACTCAGTGTCAGTGCTAAAAGTGGTATTGGGATTAGAGAACTTCTTGATACATTGGTCGATAAAATCCCAGCTCCCACGGGCGATGAGAATGCTCCAACCAAAGCGCTGATTTATGATAGTTGGTTTGACAACTATTTGGGTGCACTCGCCCTTGTACGTGTGTATGATGGCTCCATTAAAAAAGGGCAAGAAGTCTATGTTATGGGTACAGGTAAAAAACACGAAGTCTTAAACTTGATGTATCCGCACCCTTTAGCGATGCAAAAAACAATGGAAATTAGAACAGGTGAAGTGGGCATTGTGGTTTTGGGTCTTAAAAACGTAGGGGATGTTCGTGTTGGTGATACCATTACGGATAATCACAACAAAACCGCTGAAGCAGTTGGAGGCTTTAAAGAAGTCAAACAGTTTGTTTTTGCGGGACTTTACCCCATTGAAACCGATAAATTTGAAGAACTTAGAGATGCATTAGACAAGCTTAAACTCAATGACTCAAGCATTTCGTATGAGCCTGAAACATCTGCCGCACTTGGCTTTGGTTTTCGGGTTGGCTTTTTGGGACTTTTGCATATGGAAGTCATTAAAGAGCGATTGGAGCGAGAGTTTGATCTTGATTTGATTGCCACTGCGCCAACGGTTACCTATAAAGTTAAAACAACAAAAGGGGAAGTGCTTGATATTCAAAATCCAAGCCAACTTCCACCCGTCAATGAATTTGAAGAGATTTCTGAGCCGTATGTGAAAGCAACAGTTTTAACACCGACGGAGTTTTTAGGGAATATCATCATTTTGATGAACAACAAACGGGGTATTCAAAAAAAGATGGATTATTTAAGCCCTGAGCGTGTACTTTTAGAATACGAAATTCCCCTCAATGAAATCGTGATGGACTTTTACGACAAACTCAAATCCGTCTCCAAAGGCTATGCTAGCTTTGATTATGAACCGATTGGGTATCAAGTCGGTGATTTGGTGAAGCTTGATTTACTCGTTGCTGGTGAGCCTGTGGATGCACTTTCTATCATCGTACCACGTGTGAGTGCACAAAGCAGAGGTCGTGATTTTGTTAAAGCGATGAAAGAGATCGTTCCACGACAACTGTTTGAAGTGGCGATTCAAGCCAGCATTGGTACCAAAGTCATTGCACGAGAAACCGTTAAATCTATGGGTAAAAATGTGACTGCTAAATGTTACGGTGGTGACATTACCAGAAAGCGTAAACTCTTAGAAAAACAAAAAGAGGGAAAGAAGCGAATGAAATCCATTGGAAAAGTTCAGCTCCCTCAAGAAGCCTTTTTAACCATTCTTAAAATTGACTAA
- a CDS encoding ComF family protein, producing MRCHLCLKLSWQPLCKTCLSTFLTPTPAFRILKDGLRVYSFYRYSDIAPLLHTKHTFVGAKIFAQLGRHTFYEFLKTFELPKGIYALPIDDHIRHGYSHSAILAKATKPYLTPLYGSLRAQNHKSYSGKSRAFREANKRDFRITCKEGMDVILIDDIITTGSTLKEAHKALQELGVHVLFALVLADAKEG from the coding sequence ATGCGTTGCCATCTGTGTTTAAAGCTCAGTTGGCAACCGCTTTGTAAAACCTGTCTCTCAACTTTTTTAACGCCAACACCTGCTTTTAGAATCCTCAAAGATGGGCTTCGGGTTTACTCTTTTTATCGTTACAGCGATATTGCTCCCTTACTACATACCAAGCATACCTTTGTGGGTGCAAAGATTTTTGCTCAATTAGGACGTCATACTTTTTATGAATTTCTCAAAACCTTTGAATTGCCCAAAGGCATATATGCGCTCCCCATTGATGATCATATAAGACACGGTTATTCACATAGCGCCATTTTAGCCAAGGCAACCAAGCCCTATCTCACACCCCTGTATGGAAGTTTAAGAGCGCAAAATCATAAGAGCTATTCGGGAAAAAGCCGAGCGTTTCGAGAGGCAAATAAACGGGATTTTAGGATTACATGTAAAGAGGGAATGGATGTCATTTTGATTGATGACATCATTACCACAGGCTCCACCTTAAAAGAGGCGCATAAGGCACTGCAAGAGCTGGGTGTGCATGTGCTATTTGCCCTTGTATTAGCCGATGCGAAAGAGGGATAA
- a CDS encoding hydrolase, producing the protein MRLVRGETMVLVVDIQERLMVHMDNHEELEANMNKLLQGVTLFDMPLFLNEQYPQGLGHTISSLREQLPHKEVFEKVTFSCCQNASLHEALLTCKKKSAIVFGIETHVCVMQTCLDLVQMGIQPFLVVDCSGSRKRADHEIALHRMVQAGVIPMTYESVLFELCDSAKDPVFKAMSQIVK; encoded by the coding sequence ATGCGTTTGGTTCGAGGCGAAACGATGGTTTTAGTGGTTGATATTCAAGAGCGTTTGATGGTACACATGGATAATCATGAAGAATTAGAAGCCAATATGAATAAATTATTACAAGGTGTAACACTTTTTGATATGCCGTTATTTCTCAATGAACAGTATCCTCAAGGTTTAGGTCATACGATTTCAAGCCTTAGGGAGCAACTACCACACAAGGAAGTGTTTGAGAAAGTAACGTTTAGTTGTTGCCAAAACGCTTCTTTGCATGAAGCATTGCTTACATGTAAGAAAAAAAGTGCCATCGTCTTTGGCATAGAGACGCATGTATGTGTGATGCAGACGTGTTTGGATTTGGTGCAGATGGGCATACAACCTTTTTTGGTCGTGGACTGTTCGGGTTCACGCAAACGGGCTGACCACGAAATCGCCCTTCATCGTATGGTACAAGCAGGTGTCATTCCCATGACGTATGAGTCCGTGTTGTTTGAGTTGTGTGATAGCGCTAAAGACCCTGTTTTTAAAGCAATGAGTCAGATAGTGAAGTAA
- a CDS encoding MFS transporter produces MKQHTQASKRFLNTQDYKTLSLSAFGGALEFYDFIIFVFFSKVIGSLFFPTDMPIWLSQLQTFGIFAAGYLARPFGGVVMAHFGDLFGRKRMFTFSILLMAVPTLLIGCLPTYAELGYIAPVLLLILRISQGLAVGGEIPGAWTFVAEHVPKDKVGLACGTLTSGLTLGILLGSLVSIMMQSNFNAQEMHDWAWRIPFIMGGIFGFIAMYLRRWLKETPIFLEMQKRTKQEESKKLPVWNVLSHHLPQTILSILLTWVLSAGIMVIIVTAHVYLQGQFHFEEMDVSFSRLLATAALALGCVFYGYLADKFSIGKVILWGCVFVILATILFFFTLSFGVTFLYLAYPIVGFSIGIVGAFPYYMVRAFPAKVRYSGVAFSFNISYAITGALTSFLIPILANFFNKYAAGLYVMAVYVLGALIGWYLMAKNVEETLCEDI; encoded by the coding sequence ATGAAACAGCACACACAGGCTTCAAAGAGGTTCTTAAATACACAAGATTATAAAACGCTCTCCCTTTCTGCTTTTGGTGGAGCACTGGAATTTTATGATTTTATTATTTTTGTCTTTTTCTCAAAAGTGATTGGCTCACTTTTTTTTCCTACTGATATGCCTATTTGGCTTAGCCAACTTCAAACCTTTGGTATCTTTGCCGCTGGTTATTTAGCACGTCCTTTTGGTGGTGTTGTGATGGCGCACTTTGGCGATTTGTTTGGCAGAAAACGTATGTTTACCTTTAGTATTCTTCTCATGGCAGTGCCTACCTTGCTCATTGGTTGTTTACCAACCTATGCTGAACTGGGTTACATTGCGCCTGTTTTACTGTTGATTTTACGTATTTCTCAAGGCTTAGCTGTGGGTGGTGAAATTCCAGGAGCGTGGACATTTGTCGCAGAACATGTTCCTAAAGATAAAGTAGGACTTGCGTGTGGAACGCTGACTTCAGGATTGACACTGGGGATTTTATTGGGTTCATTGGTTTCTATCATGATGCAAAGCAATTTTAATGCTCAGGAGATGCACGATTGGGCGTGGAGAATTCCTTTTATTATGGGTGGTATCTTCGGCTTTATTGCGATGTATTTAAGACGTTGGCTTAAAGAGACACCTATTTTTCTTGAGATGCAAAAGCGTACTAAACAAGAGGAGTCTAAAAAGCTTCCTGTGTGGAATGTCCTATCGCATCATCTCCCACAAACCATCCTTTCTATCTTACTCACATGGGTACTCTCTGCTGGGATCATGGTGATTATCGTGACTGCACACGTTTATCTGCAAGGACAGTTTCACTTTGAAGAAATGGATGTTTCTTTTTCACGTCTTTTAGCCACAGCGGCTTTAGCATTGGGCTGTGTTTTTTATGGCTATCTAGCCGATAAATTTTCCATTGGCAAAGTGATTTTATGGGGCTGTGTTTTCGTTATTTTAGCCACTATTCTCTTCTTCTTCACCCTCTCTTTTGGTGTCACATTTTTATACCTTGCTTATCCTATTGTCGGTTTTAGCATTGGTATTGTGGGTGCATTTCCTTACTATATGGTGAGAGCCTTCCCTGCGAAAGTACGTTACAGCGGTGTCGCATTTTCGTTTAATATCTCTTATGCGATTACAGGGGCTTTAACCTCATTTCTCATTCCTATTTTGGCGAATTTCTTTAACAAATACGCTGCAGGATTGTACGTCATGGCTGTTTATGTTTTAGGTGCGTTGATTGGCTGGTACTTGATGGCTAAGAATGTAGAAGAAACACTCTGCGAGGATATTTAA
- a CDS encoding aldehyde dehydrogenase family protein → MVYSKPVYQSQYENFIGGEWIAPINGEYFDNLSPVDGELLTKIPRSSTADVDAAVAAAKKAFESYKHFSVIQRSDMLNKIADKIEANLEFLAISETLDNGKAVRETLAADLPLVVDHFRYFASVIRSEAGSVADLDENTISQEVYEPLGVVAQIIPWNFPLLMAAWKIAPALAAGNCVVIKPASATPLSILLLMETIQEVLPKGVINVINGAGGKIGKHLSTHPDIKKVGFTGETTTGQLIMQYATENIIPSTLELGGKSPNIFFPSVMAHDDDFLDKAIEGLVLFAFNSGEVCTCPSRALIHESIYEPFMKRVLERVKAISQENPLDATTRMGAQASLNQKEKILEYIRIGKEEGAQCLIGGEAYENKTYPKGNYIQPTIFKGHNKMRIFQEEIFGPVLCVTTFKDEAEALSIANDTIYGLGSGVWSRDMHEIHRMSRGIEAGRVWVNCYHLYPSHASFGGYKKSGIGRETHMMMLNAYRHTKNILTSFTQKPLGFF, encoded by the coding sequence ATGGTGTACAGTAAACCCGTCTATCAATCACAGTATGAGAATTTTATTGGGGGTGAGTGGATTGCTCCTATCAATGGTGAGTATTTTGACAATCTTTCTCCTGTCGATGGAGAACTTTTAACGAAGATTCCTCGCTCAAGTACGGCCGATGTTGATGCTGCCGTGGCAGCCGCAAAGAAGGCATTTGAGAGCTATAAACATTTTTCAGTCATTCAAAGAAGTGACATGCTCAATAAGATTGCCGATAAAATAGAGGCAAATTTAGAGTTTTTAGCGATTTCTGAAACCTTAGATAATGGAAAGGCTGTTCGTGAAACTTTAGCAGCAGATTTGCCTTTGGTGGTCGATCATTTTCGCTACTTTGCCTCAGTGATTCGTAGTGAAGCAGGAAGCGTGGCAGATTTGGATGAAAATACCATCTCACAAGAGGTTTATGAGCCACTGGGTGTTGTTGCGCAAATTATTCCGTGGAATTTTCCACTTTTAATGGCGGCATGGAAGATTGCTCCAGCTTTGGCTGCTGGAAACTGCGTGGTGATTAAACCTGCGAGTGCGACACCTTTATCTATTTTACTTTTGATGGAGACGATTCAAGAGGTCTTGCCCAAAGGGGTGATCAATGTCATCAACGGTGCAGGTGGAAAAATCGGTAAACATCTCTCCACCCACCCTGACATTAAAAAAGTAGGCTTTACAGGAGAGACAACCACGGGTCAGCTGATTATGCAGTATGCTACTGAAAATATCATTCCTTCAACCCTTGAGTTAGGAGGTAAATCACCCAATATTTTCTTTCCCTCTGTGATGGCACACGATGATGACTTTTTGGATAAAGCGATTGAAGGACTTGTTTTATTTGCGTTTAACAGCGGCGAAGTGTGCACATGCCCATCACGTGCACTGATACATGAGTCTATTTATGAGCCTTTTATGAAACGGGTTTTGGAGAGAGTTAAAGCGATTAGTCAAGAGAATCCTTTGGATGCAACCACAAGAATGGGGGCACAAGCCTCACTTAATCAAAAAGAGAAAATTTTGGAGTACATTCGCATTGGAAAAGAAGAGGGGGCGCAGTGTTTAATCGGTGGTGAAGCCTATGAAAACAAAACTTATCCCAAAGGAAATTACATTCAGCCCACCATCTTTAAAGGGCACAATAAAATGCGCATTTTCCAAGAAGAGATTTTTGGACCAGTGCTTTGTGTTACCACATTTAAAGATGAGGCAGAAGCTCTCTCTATTGCCAATGACACCATTTATGGTTTAGGCTCAGGCGTTTGGTCTAGGGATATGCATGAAATCCACCGTATGTCACGTGGCATTGAAGCGGGTCGTGTGTGGGTGAATTGCTATCATCTCTATCCTTCTCATGCCTCGTTTGGAGGGTATAAAAAATCAGGTATTGGGCGAGAAACCCATATGATGATGCTCAATGCGTATCGTCACACTAAAAATATCTTAACCTCTTTTACCCAAAAACCTTTAGGATTTTTTTAA
- a CDS encoding DUF779 domain-containing protein → MALQRVVATPEALKVIERLKKEYGELVFNQSGGCCDGTAPMCYEKKDFHVPSRNVKLGEVGGCEFFIDPDQFEYFRYCQIILDVKEEKSAFGNSFSLEIDEGYQFITLSRLLESE, encoded by the coding sequence ATGGCATTGCAAAGAGTGGTGGCGACACCTGAAGCGCTAAAAGTGATTGAACGACTCAAAAAAGAGTATGGCGAACTGGTTTTTAACCAAAGTGGTGGCTGTTGCGATGGTACGGCTCCGATGTGTTATGAAAAAAAAGATTTTCATGTTCCTTCTCGCAATGTAAAGCTTGGAGAAGTGGGCGGATGTGAATTTTTTATAGATCCTGATCAATTTGAATATTTTCGGTATTGTCAAATTATTTTAGATGTTAAAGAGGAGAAGAGTGCGTTTGGTAACTCTTTTTCATTGGAAATTGATGAGGGGTATCAGTTTATTACGCTTTCTCGTCTCTTAGAATCAGAGTAA
- a CDS encoding TAXI family TRAP transporter solute-binding subunit: MKRKLALLTLAGALSVPMVAAEFITIGTGSVTGTYYPTGGAICQMVNKNKKETNIRCSVESTGGSVYNVNTIKAGELDFGISQSDTAYQAFKGEGKFQGAAAVPELRSAIAIYPELLALVVSQKSGIKSITDLKGKKINLDSPGSGTHMTADLVFEAFGIKASDLALANELKVSEGPTMLQDNHIDGYFFVAGHPTANIKDAANSVDISIVPIDGPQIDVLLKKYPYYAKGIISGSYYKGVPNDVPSIGVKAVLVTSTKVKDEVVYQVVKTILDNFEKFKELHPSYKTITKESLLEGLSIPQHPGAIRAFKEAGILK, translated from the coding sequence ATGAAAAGGAAACTTGCTCTATTAACACTTGCGGGGGCACTCAGTGTTCCGATGGTGGCTGCTGAATTTATTACCATTGGTACAGGAAGTGTCACAGGTACGTATTATCCAACGGGTGGTGCGATTTGTCAAATGGTCAATAAAAACAAAAAAGAGACCAACATTCGTTGTTCTGTGGAATCCACAGGTGGTTCTGTTTACAATGTCAATACCATCAAAGCGGGTGAGCTTGATTTTGGTATTTCGCAAAGTGATACAGCGTATCAGGCTTTTAAAGGCGAGGGTAAGTTTCAAGGTGCTGCGGCAGTTCCTGAGCTTCGAAGTGCCATAGCAATCTATCCAGAATTGCTTGCGCTTGTTGTGAGTCAAAAATCAGGGATTAAGAGTATCACTGATTTAAAAGGTAAAAAGATTAATTTAGACTCCCCCGGTTCGGGCACGCATATGACAGCAGATTTGGTATTTGAAGCGTTTGGTATTAAAGCATCTGATCTTGCATTGGCAAATGAGTTAAAAGTAAGCGAAGGTCCTACAATGCTTCAAGACAATCATATTGATGGTTATTTCTTTGTTGCAGGACATCCAACAGCGAACATCAAAGATGCGGCAAACTCTGTCGATATCAGCATTGTACCTATCGATGGTCCACAAATTGACGTATTGTTGAAAAAATATCCTTATTACGCCAAAGGAATCATCTCAGGTTCTTACTATAAAGGTGTTCCGAATGATGTTCCAAGTATTGGTGTGAAAGCGGTTCTTGTCACAAGTACTAAAGTTAAAGATGAAGTGGTGTATCAAGTGGTGAAAACCATTTTAGACAATTTTGAAAAATTCAAAGAACTCCATCCTTCGTATAAAACAATCACCAAAGAGAGTTTGTTAGAAGGGTTAAGTATTCCTCAGCATCCAGGTGCGATTAGAGCATTTAAAGAGGCTGGAATTTTAAAATAA
- a CDS encoding TRAP transporter permease gives MKTLEERLDDAKLISEFEGHRDFESTTWQYWFVAAIAFCWSLYQLYIVIDPGNSAHVRAIHLAFGIALAFSMHAMSKSIKLQSVITWYDFVIMLVGIAAVLYQWYAYRDLAMRSGAWTQTDIIVGIVTILVVLEASRRVMGLPLMLAAVVFLLYDYFGPYLPDMIAHKGASINKMMGQMVLTTEGIFGVPLGVSASFVFLFVLFGSLLDKAGAGEYFIKVSYTILGKYDGGPAKAAVAASGMFGMISGSSIANTVTVGTFTIPLMKRLGFSSHKAAAVETAASVNGQLMPPIMGAAAFIMAEFLGLDYTDIVFAAFIPAFTCYAALFYIVHIEAKKHGLKGEDSSTLGRTWPIFIRGIHYLIPIFFLVYTLIVLRQSAQSAAFSAIMFLMIIMVVQKPFKAYLNKEKITLPLVMEGFADIGNGMVAGGKNMVSIAVATAVAGIIVGSVTLTGIGLVLAEVIDNLSGGYILGVLFLTAFVSLVLGMGLPTTANYIVMAALTAPIIMELAGNSGYLIPTIAAHMFVFYFGILADDTPPVGMAAYASAAIAKSDPIITGIQSFIYDIRTAILPFMFFFNNELLLIGGVDPEDPNDASKWQWITNPFEIALIFGGAILGMFAFTSATQGFILRKVNMIERISLIVVIPFLMLPKLMAVKLGLPSHYISYLIGLGIYGFIYFNQRIQYKKAQALLV, from the coding sequence GTGAAAACACTTGAAGAACGACTGGATGATGCGAAACTCATCAGTGAATTTGAAGGGCACAGAGATTTTGAAAGCACAACATGGCAATATTGGTTTGTCGCTGCGATTGCTTTTTGCTGGTCTTTATATCAACTTTATATCGTCATCGATCCAGGAAACAGTGCTCATGTAAGAGCAATTCACTTGGCTTTTGGTATTGCGTTAGCTTTTTCAATGCATGCGATGAGCAAAAGTATTAAACTTCAATCGGTTATTACATGGTACGATTTTGTCATTATGTTGGTAGGTATTGCTGCTGTTTTATACCAATGGTATGCCTATAGAGATCTGGCAATGCGTTCGGGTGCGTGGACACAGACAGATATTATCGTGGGAATTGTCACTATTTTAGTCGTACTTGAAGCATCCAGAAGAGTTATGGGGCTTCCATTGATGCTAGCGGCGGTTGTTTTTTTACTGTATGATTATTTTGGTCCTTATCTACCCGATATGATTGCACACAAAGGTGCAAGTATCAATAAAATGATGGGACAAATGGTGTTAACCACCGAGGGTATTTTTGGTGTACCATTGGGTGTGAGTGCAAGTTTTGTCTTTTTATTTGTTTTGTTTGGTTCTTTACTGGATAAAGCAGGGGCAGGTGAATATTTTATTAAAGTTTCTTATACGATTTTGGGTAAATACGATGGAGGTCCTGCTAAAGCAGCGGTTGCGGCTTCGGGTATGTTTGGTATGATTTCAGGCTCTTCTATTGCCAATACGGTAACGGTAGGAACATTTACAATTCCTCTGATGAAGCGTCTTGGGTTTAGTTCACACAAAGCAGCAGCGGTTGAGACGGCAGCTTCGGTTAATGGTCAGTTGATGCCTCCTATTATGGGTGCTGCGGCATTTATTATGGCAGAGTTTTTAGGATTAGATTATACGGATATCGTTTTTGCGGCGTTTATCCCTGCTTTTACCTGTTATGCGGCACTTTTTTATATTGTGCATATTGAAGCCAAAAAACATGGCTTAAAAGGAGAAGATTCTAGTACCTTGGGTCGTACATGGCCTATTTTTATTCGAGGTATTCACTATCTGATTCCTATCTTTTTCTTGGTCTATACACTTATTGTTTTACGACAATCAGCACAAAGTGCGGCGTTTAGTGCCATTATGTTTTTGATGATTATTATGGTCGTTCAAAAACCATTTAAAGCTTACTTAAATAAAGAAAAAATAACCCTTCCTCTTGTGATGGAAGGTTTTGCTGATATTGGAAATGGTATGGTTGCGGGTGGTAAAAATATGGTCTCTATCGCCGTTGCAACGGCAGTTGCAGGTATCATCGTAGGGTCTGTAACACTCACAGGAATTGGTTTGGTTCTTGCTGAGGTGATTGATAATCTCTCTGGAGGTTACATCTTAGGGGTTCTTTTCTTAACAGCATTTGTTTCATTGGTTCTGGGTATGGGGCTTCCAACAACTGCCAATTATATTGTTATGGCAGCCTTAACCGCACCAATTATCATGGAATTAGCAGGCAATAGTGGTTATTTGATTCCTACGATTGCGGCGCATATGTTTGTTTTTTATTTTGGTATTTTAGCCGATGACACGCCACCTGTGGGAATGGCGGCTTATGCTTCTGCGGCGATTGCAAAGAGTGATCCTATTATTACGGGTATTCAGTCGTTTATTTACGATATTCGAACAGCTATCTTGCCGTTTATGTTCTTCTTTAACAATGAGCTTTTACTCATTGGTGGCGTTGATCCAGAAGATCCTAATGATGCTTCAAAATGGCAGTGGATTACCAATCCTTTCGAAATTGCTCTTATTTTTGGTGGTGCAATTTTGGGTATGTTTGCTTTCACTTCGGCGACACAGGGATTTATT